In the Hordeum vulgare subsp. vulgare chromosome 7H, MorexV3_pseudomolecules_assembly, whole genome shotgun sequence genome, one interval contains:
- the LOC123410236 gene encoding UBX domain-containing protein 1-A-like, translating to MAVPQVDKKMLGELEVMGFPAVRSIRALHYSGNSNLQSAINWLLEHESDSDIDQLPLVSREISIECGDTLNEVRNSAQGMRTHVQERKSEEQATARNQKETSEVESEVNANEHEEEDRKRILALHKSKRDEEEKARGRIRNQLQEDKRERIQAAKDVMEAKRTLEENQRRRMMESRKAEQEEEKRARERIRQRIDDDKAERRRGLGLLRENTVASPPIVTLAKVKPIEPVVTSEQLRDCLRTLKKSHKDDNARVKRAFQILLKIVANIVKNPEEDKFRRIRLSNPVFKDRVGNLQGGVEFLELCGFQKLRNNSYLVMPRGKVDVALLNSAAVQVASAMENPYFGLLSK from the exons ATGGCTGTCCCACAAGTTGACAAGAAAATGCTTGGTGAACTTGAAGTTATGGGATTCCCCGCCGTTCGTTCAATTAGGGCACTTCATTATTCTG GTAATTCCAATCTTCAATCTGCAATAAATTGGCTTCTGGAACATGAAAGTGACTCAGATATTGATCAGCTACCATTG GTTTCAAGAGAAATCAGCATTGAATGCGGTGACACATTAAACGAAGTGAGAAACAGCGCTCAAGGAATGAG GACCCATGTCCAGGAGAGAAAATCAGAAGAGCAAGCTACAGCTAGAAATCAGAAG GAGACTTCAGAGGTGGAAAGCGAAGTGAATGCCAATGAACATGAGGAAGAGGATAGAAAGAG GATTTTAGCACTACATAAGTCAAAGCGTGACGAGGAAGAAAAAGCAAGAGGGAGAATCAGAAATCAACTTCAGGAGGATAAG AGGGAGAGGATTCAAGCTGCTAAAGATGTTATGGAAGCAAAACGGactcttgaagaaaatcaaagaagacG CATGATGGAAAGTCGAAAAGCAGAACAAGAGGAGGAGAAAAGAGCAAGGGAGAGAATCCGTCAGCGTATAGATGACGATAAG GCAGAAAGAAGGAGAGGACTTGGTTTGCTGCGGGAAAATACAGTAGCATCACCTCCGATAGTAACTCTCGCAAAG GTAAAACCTATTGAACCAGTTGTAACATCAGAACAGTTGAGAGATTGCCTACGAACTCTGAAAAAGAGTCACAAG GATGACAACGCTAGAGTGAAAAGAGCATTCCAAATATTGCTAAAGATAGTCGCCAACATAGTAAAGAACCCAGAGGAGGACAAGTTCAGGAGGATTCGACTAAGCAATCCTGTTTTCAAG GACAGGGTGGGTAATCTGCAAGGCGGCGTGGAGTTCCTGGAGCTGTGCGGGTTCCAGAAGCTCAGGAACAACAGCTACCTGGTCATGCCGAGGGGCAAGGTCGACGTGGCGCTCCTCAACTCGGCGGCGGTCCAGGTCGCGTCCGCCATGGAGAATCCCTACTTTGGGCTGCTCTCCAAGTGA